The following proteins come from a genomic window of Purpureocillium takamizusanense chromosome 13, complete sequence:
- a CDS encoding uncharacterized protein (COG:S~TransMembrane:5 (o49-74i86-108o128-154i163-184o209-231i)~EggNog:ENOG503P1GJ): protein MKCICDSTTIEDEASKCILSSCPLPLALAAKNITSSACDYPIRDKSGQYSAMSISLGAITVLLVLIRVAFKIFFSTSQTLGPDDKVILGTLALRISCTVINVQGLAAHGLGKDVWTMDPSELTTFVKFLYVMEILYLAELSLIKLSLSLFYLFIFPGAIIRRLLWGTAIFNVLFGIAFVVTAIFQCSPISYYWTQYVEHVGGHCVNINVFGWANAAVSVAVDIWLIALPLSQVRALNLHWKKKLGVIVMFLTGAL, encoded by the exons ATGAAATGCATTTGCGACAGTACGACCATCGAAGACGAGGCAAGCAAATGCATCCTATCATCATGCCCGCTCCCACTGGCACTCG CTGCCAAGAACATCACGTCTTCCGCCTGCGACTACCCCATCCGCGATAAGTCGGGGCAATACAGTGCCATGTCCATTTCACTTGGAGCCATCACGGTCCTGTTGGTGTTGATACGCGTCGCGTTCAAAATCTTCTTCAGCACATCACAAACACTCGgccccgacgacaaggtcatCCTCGGGACACTGGCGCTCCGCATATCGTGCACCGTCATCAACGTCCAAGGTCTTGCTGCCCACGGATTGGGCAAGGATGTTTGGACCATGGATCCATCGGAGCTGACGACATTTGTCAAATTTCTTTACGTCATGGAAATCCTCTACCTAGCTGAGCTTTCTCTGATCAAGCTCAGCTTATCGCTCTTCTACCTGTTCATATTTCCGGGAGCCATAATCCGACGGCTGCTATGGGGCACGGCTATCTTTAACGTGCTTTTCGGCATAGCCTTCGTCGTGACCGCCATTTTCCAGTGTAGTCCGATAAGCTACTATTGGACCCAATACGTGGAGCACGTTGGAGGCCACTGCGTGAACATCAACGTGTTCGGCTGGGCCAACGCGGCAGTAAGCGTTGCTGTTGATATATGGCTGATTGCACTACCTCTTAGCCAAGTACGTGCTCTTAACCTGCattggaagaagaagcttgGTGTCATTGTCATGTTTCTCACAGGAGCATTGTAA
- a CDS encoding uncharacterized protein (MEROPS:MER0047718~EggNog:ENOG503NWUG~COG:O~SECRETED:SignalP(1-17~SECRETED:cutsite=SSA-AP~SECRETED:prob=0.7572)), whose translation MVRWWRFAPFLAALSSAAPPDFQPSGKRFLPGAYIFELEDGHDSSALIDHVGSLGSVRMHYNYKLFKGLSVQLHDTETAHETQIKLASIASVKNSWPIQIFSAPKLEHPPGSISAKGVGKLDRRGNSTAPDTFSTHVMTQVDKLHAKGYTGKGVKIAIVDSGVDYKHESLGGCFGKGCLFSFGYDLTGDDYNGFNTPHPDDDPMDCVGHGTHVAGILAAQPGTNSFGVVGAAYDATFGIYKIQGCGSEIGEDVVIAGFNAAFEDGADIITASLGGPGGWSESPWSVVASRIAAHGVPCTMAAGNDGGSGLFFPEEAADAKNVMSIAMSDNSVFPYFAHTSGFSIDGTNSQEFAYIPSGNAKDTALWNMTMPLYATTLRNGTIDDLACDPLPPDTPDLSKYIVFIRKNSTHDECSLNQVLRNVHAKGGVYVLMGLYGPGALPVWLESGGNENGILAGGWVSRNTTRIFLNALQAGHNVTLHMKPPSETSAVYLEDENSESAGAADVITSWGPTWQMDMTPHFGAPGGFIISTWLSNKFAIETGTSMATPLAAACVALIGQVRGTFDTVLLHNLLSATAKPQLWNPGRQFFKFLAPVAQQGAGFIQAYDAAFATTLLQPSGLSFNDTDNRPESLSFVLSNKGDTEIRYNISHVPTVSMYTHVKDSMWSPGGFNEIVETSATLHFSDQAVTLPPGHRKVITVSAKPPQGLDDKRLPYWSGYVAINGTDGASLSLPYQGLSGSLHDARILNATRVFAWHSTGLNPKNDFVFAPPNTTFTLPNPGTANDTDSLICPAIQLAMGTRTLRCDIVPLTTCPPKNLTMNDPLGSGKFKTVGQPDQFPLRLVSGEGFCVRWAGLLDSGVYIPPGKYKFVIRALRIFGDPTKLQDWDMEETAPFYIKYRK comes from the exons ATGGTCCGCTGGTGGCGATTCGCGCCgttcctggcggcgctgtcgtcggccgcgcccccAGACTTCCAACCTTCCGGCAAGCGATTTCTTCCCGGTGCATACATATTCGAGCTAGAAGACGGCCAT GATTCTTCTGCTTTAATCGACCATGTTGGCTCACTGGGTTCCGTTCGGATGCACTACAACTATAAGCTTTTCAAAGGGCTCTCGGTGCAACTTCACGATACGGAAACTGCTCATGAAACCCAAATCAAGCTGGCATCTATTGCTAGTGTGAAGAATTCGTGGCCAATCCAGATTTTTTCCGCACCGAAACTTGAGCACCCCCCTGGATCAATTTCGGCCAAGGGCGTTGGCAAACTTGATCGTCGGGGCAACTCTACAGCCCCCGATACTTTCTCAACACACGTCATGACACAAGTCGACAAGCTGCACGCCAAAGGGTATACCGGAAAGGGGGTGAAGATTGCCATTGTTGATAGTGGT GTTGATTACAAGCACGAGTCGTTGGGTGGATGCTTCGGCAAAGGTTGCCTCTTCTCATTCGGCTATGACTTGACTGGCGATGACTACAACGGCTTCAACACTCCTCACCCTGATGACGACCCCATGGACTGTGTGGGTCACGGAACCCACGTGGCAGGAAttctcgccgcgcagcctgGAACAAATTCTTTTGGAGTCGTCGGTGCGGCCTACGATGCAACATTTGGCATATACAAAATACAAGGTTGCGGTTCAGAGATCGGCGAAGACGTCGTAATCGCTGGTTTCAATGCAGCGTTTGAGGATGGCGCTGACATCATCACTGCCTCGTTGGGCGGCCCTGGAGGATGGTCAGAGTCACCGTGGTCCGTGGTTGCATCTCGCATTGCCGCACATGGCGTGCCCTGCACTATGGCAGCCGGAAATGACGGCGGGAGTGGCCTTTTCTTTCCGGAAGAGGCGGCTGATGCCAAAAACGTCATGAGTATTGCGATGTCGGATAATTCCGTCTTCCCCTACTTTGCACACACATCTGGCTTCAGCATCGACGGTACAAACTCGCAGGAATTTGCTTATATTCCCAGTGGGAATGCCAAAGATACGGCGTTGTGGAACATGACGATGCCTCTTTATGCGACAACTCTCAGGAATGGAACTATCGATGATCTCGCTTGCGATCCACTCCCCCCGGACACTCCCGACTTGAGCAAGTACATCGTCTTCATCCGGAAGAACTCAACACACGACGAATGCTCGCTAAACCAAGTTCTCCGCAACGTCCATGCAAAAGGCGGTGTCTATGTTCTCATGGGATTATACGGGCCAGGTGCCCTTCCCGTATGGCTTGAGTCTGGCGGCAATGAAAACGGAATCCTAGCTGGTGGGTGGGTCAGTAGAAACACCACTAGGATTTTTCTCAATGCTCTCCAAGCCGGGCATAATGTTACTCTCCATATGAAACCACCTTCCGAAACATCCGCAGTCTACCTTGAGGACGAGAACTCAGAATCCGCTGGAGCTGCCGATGTTATAACCTCCTGGGGACCTACCTGGCAGATGGACATGACGCCACATTTCGGAGCGCCAGGTGGGTTTATTATCTCGACATGGCTTAGCAATAAGTTTGCAATCGAAACTGGAACATCTATGGCCAcgccactggcggcggcctgcgttGCACTTATTGGCCAGGTTCGCGGTACATTCGACACGGTACTTCTACATAACCTCCTTTCAGCCACAGCGAAGCCGCAGCTCTGGAATCCTGGCAGGCAGTTTTTCAAGTTTCTCGCACCCGTGGCACAACAGGGCGCTGGCTTCATCCAGGCCTACGACGCAGCTTTCGCGACAACGCTCCTTCAACCGTCAGGCCTGTCCTTCAATGACACGGATAACCGGCCGGAGTCGCTGTCTTTTGTTTTGTCTAACAAGGGTGATACGGAAATTAGATACAACATCTCTCACGTTCCCACGGTATCAATGTACACCCATGTCAAAGACAGCATGTGGTCCCCCGGTGGCTTCAATGAAATAGTTGAGACTTCCGCCACCCTTCACTTCTCGGACCAGGCTGTGACCCTGCCGCCAGGCCATCGCAAAGTCATTACAGTATCGGCCAAACCACCACAAGGTCTTGACGATAAACGTCTCCCCTATTGGTCCGGCTACGTCGCCATCAATGGCACTGATGGAGCATCTTTGTCTCTGCCATATCAGGGTCTGTCAGGCTCGTTGCACGACGCCAGAATCTTGAACGCCACCCGAGTATTTGCTTGGCATTCGACTGGGTTGAATCCGAAAAATGATTTCGTGTTCGCCCCTCCTAACACCACATTTACTCTTCCCAACCCGGGAACGGCAAACGATACAGACTCACTCATCTGTCCAGCGATACAGCTTGCGATGGGCACTCGTACGCTCAGGTGTGATATTGTCCCATTGACGACTTGCCCGCCGAAGAACCTTACCATGAACGACCCTCTCGGCAGTGGCAAGTTCAAGACAGTCGGCCAACCGGACCAGTTTCCCCTTCGTCTTGTATCAGGCGAGGGTTTCTGTGTTCGTTGGGCGGGTCTCCTTGACAGTGGCGTATACATCCCCCCCGGGAAATACAAGTTTGTGATACGAGCACTACGGATTTTTGGCGACCCAACCAAGTTGCAAGATTGGGACATGGAGGAGACGGCTCCCTTTTACATCAAGTACAGAAAATAG